One Malania oleifera isolate guangnan ecotype guangnan chromosome 10, ASM2987363v1, whole genome shotgun sequence genomic region harbors:
- the LOC131166628 gene encoding uncharacterized protein LOC131166628 translates to MQLQGAPDAIMCRAFVTTLKGTARDWYRTLRPGFVGSFQGMEQMFIGHFLSSRRVAKTTGHLMSMVQGDRETLKNFMHRFNTTTLEICNLDMGVALAALTTALQPGSFLYSLGKKPPVDIGELMIRAEKYINLEEMMDTRGNRLERKRGNNGRESGDTYRSIKRHQTSALQTGQKTRGQHNKFSTYAPLNVPRSELLMQFKKKDYVSWLEPM, encoded by the coding sequence atgcAATTGCAAGGGGCTCCTGACGCCATCATGTGCCGAGCGTTTGTTACCACCCTTAAGGGTACCGCCAGAGACTGGTATCGAACTCTTCGACCAGGATTTGTTGGTTCCTTCCAAGGGATGGAGCAAATGTTCAtcggccacttccttagtagccgaAGAGTTGCTAAAACAACAGGCCATCTAATGAGTATGGTGCAAGGGGACCGGGAGACTTTAAAGAACTTCATGCACCGGTTCAACACAACGACCCTAGAAATCTGCAACTTAGATATGGGGGTAGCCTTGGCCGCCCTGACAACGGCTCTCCAACCAGGAAGTTTCTTATACTCCCTAGGGAAAAAACCGCCGGTGGATATAGGGGAGTTAATGATCCGAGCAGAGAAATACAtaaacctggaggagatgatggatacgagAGGAAATCGTTTAGAGCGGAAAAGGGGAAACAATGGCAGAGAATCTGGAGACACGTATAGATCTATAAAAAGACACCAAACTAGTGCGCTACAAACAGGTCAAAAGACGAgaggacagcacaacaagttctccacctacgCACCTCTAAATGTACCACGCTCAGAGTTGCTGATGCAGTTCAAAAAGAAGGACTACGTCTCATGGCTTGAACCTATGTGA
- the LOC131166630 gene encoding putative expansin-B2 — MASLLVLRSHMIAIAALISLLLTTCHCFNPKLFNVSTADSDSGAWLAGGATWYGAANGDGSEGGACGFKDIVGKAPINSLIAAGGPSLYNSGKSCGACYEVKCESTANAACSGNSVTVVITDECPAGGACSAEAAHFDLSGTAFGDLAVSGQSETLRNAGVLKIQYRRVQCKYPGQNLNFQVDAGSNKNYLAVLATYVDGAGDVAKLELQEAGSTTWESMDQSWGDVYKANAASSSGFTFPVSLRLTTDSGQSVVAKNIIPADWTAGQTYTATVNVV; from the exons ATGGCTTCCCTGCTGGTTCTTCGTTCCCACATGATCGCTATTGCAGCCCTGATTTCTCTTTTGCTCACCACTTGCCACTGCTTCAATCCCAAGCTCTTCAATGTCTCGACGGCCGACTCTGATTCGGGTGCTTGGCTAGCTGGCGGGGCTACCTGGTATGGGGCAGCCAATGGCGATGGAAGCGAGG GAGGGGCTTGTGGATTTAAGGATATCGTGGGCAAAGCTCCGATAAATTCCCTGATAGCTGCTGGCGGCCCATCTCTATACAATTCAGGCAAAAGCTGTGGAGCTTGTTATGAG GTAAAATGCGAAAGCACTGCTAATGCAGCATGCTCGGGGAATTCGGTAACAGTAGTAATCACCGACGAGTGTCCGGCGGGGGGCGCATGCAGTGCCGAGGCAGCTCATTTTGATTTAAGTGGTACTGCTTTTGGAGACCTCGCCGTTTCCGGCCAGTCTGAAACATTGCGTAATGCCGGTGTCCTCAAAATACAATATAGAAG ggTACAGTGCAAGTATCCAGGTCAGAACCTGAATTTCCAGGTGGACGCCGGCTCCAACAAAAACTATCTGGCGGTGCTGGCGACTTATGTGGACGGCGCCGGAGATGTAGCAAAGCTGGAGCTGCAGGAGGCGGGGTCCACAACATGGGAATCCATGGATCAGTCTTGGGGTGACGTCTATAAAGCTAACGCCGCCTCCAGCAGCGGTTTCACCTTTCCCGTCTCTCTCCGCTTGACCACTGACAGCGGCCAGAGCGTCGTCGCAAAAAATATCATTCCCGCCGACTGGACGGCCGGTCAAACTTACACAGCCACTGTCAACGTGGTCTAA
- the LOC131166629 gene encoding uncharacterized protein LOC131166629 — protein MTRWSIELSEFDIQYQPRPAVKAQVLTDFTAERLPESSTKSKEWTLHVDGSSNAAGGGAGFILSDLEGNETLFALKLEFIATNNEAEYEALLADLRLAEALEVAQIKVLSDSQLVVEQLKGEFEARDQRMKKYLSKAREYIEAFIQFDIDLVPRAENKNADALAKLASTTGSKWKDTIYLERIGKPSYEEDRINSVVSEFSKDDWRASLFLYLQDGSLPEDNKEAQKVRRKAARYMLMGQELYRRSLTLPYLRCLSKDEGEYILREIHEGVCRNHLASRALAHKVMRQGFYWLTMKKDTVKLVKKSTITERNITRFVWTSLVCRYGIPSAIVTDHGKQFDNDRFKKFCSDLSIKLLFASVVHPQSNGQVENMNWTILHGLRTRLESMQGRWTEELPSLIWAYHTTKRAATGETLFMLVFGAEAVIPAEVGIPSWRRKYFNEQTNSEELRRLSPEEEVKQPVRARVAQVKA, from the exons atgacgaGGTGGTcgatagaattaagtgaattcgaCATACAGTATCAACCGAGGCCCGCAGTCAAGGCTCAGGTACTCACGGATTTTACAGCAGAAAGGCTCCCCGAGTCATCCACCAAGTCGAAGGAGTGGACATTGCACGTTGATGGGTCCTCTAATGCTGCTGGAGGGGGAGCCGGATTCATCCTTTCTGACCTAGAGGGCAATGAAACTCTCTTCGCCCTAAAACTGGAGTTCATAGCAACCAACAACGAGGCGGAGTACGAAGCCCTGTTAGCCGACCTGCGCTTGGCGGAAGCATTAGAGGTGGCACAGATCAAAGTACtgagtgattcccagctggtggtagagcaacTTAAAGGAGAATTCGAGGCTAGGgatcaaagaatgaagaaatatctctcCAAGGCAAGAGAGTACATAGAGGCATTCATCCAGTTCGACATAGATCTCGTACCGAGAGCAGAGAATAAAAATGCGGACGCACTCGCGAAGTTAGCCTCGACAACCGGTTCGAAATGGAAAGACACTATCTATCTTGAACGCATAGGGAAACCCTCATACGAGGAGGACAGAATTAACTCAGTGGTGTCCGAATTCAGCAAGGACGATTGGAGAGCGTCCTTATTCCTATACCTCCAGGACGGATCCTTACCAGAAGATAATAAGGAGGCTCAAAAGGTGAGGAGGAAAGCTGCAAGATATATGTTGATGGGCCAGGAGCTCTACAGGCGATCCCTGACATTGCCCTACCTTCGATGTTTAAGCAAAGACGAAGGGGAATACATACTAcgggaaatccacgaaggagtatgCAGAAACCACCTTGCTAGTAGGGCTTTAGCTCACAAAGTTATGCGACAGGGATTTTACTGGCTCACAATGAAGAAGGACACGGTCAAGCTCGTCAAAAAAT ccaccataacagagcgtAATATTACACGCTTCGTGTGGACCTCATTGGTTTGTCGCTATGGCATTCCCTCGGCGATAGTTACAGACCATGGGAAGCAGTTTGACAACGACcgcttcaaaaagttctgttcggacctatctattaagcttcTCTTCGCGTCAGTGGTgcacccccagagcaatggacaagtagagaacatgaatTGGACGATTCTGCACGGACTAAGGACGCGACTCGAATCCATGCAAGGTAGATGGACAGAGGAACTCCCTTCCCTTATAtgggcataccacaccaccaagagagcagcaacaggggaaacccTGTTCATGCTTGTCTTCGGCGCAGAAGCAGTCATCCCAGCAGAGGTGGGCATACCTTCTTGGCGAAGGAAGTACTTTAATGAGCAGACCAACAGTGAGGAGCTCAG GAGACTTAGTCCTGAGGAAGAGGTGAAACAACCCGTCCGAGCAagggtcgcacaagttaaagcctAA